In one window of Penaeus monodon isolate SGIC_2016 chromosome 36, NSTDA_Pmon_1, whole genome shotgun sequence DNA:
- the LOC119595690 gene encoding uncharacterized protein LOC119595690 codes for MFIWLMLSCLLGFSLAEGQDYQVCYKGSSVAENKCMNVDVDRLAMKVHFHMPESDDFDDVETLEDYSVGLAASRVVSQEACYVRLLVKSFEQQVAFIKGHQDDGMRVESDVRVSAVSLDNPEEEIGSDLANFCGDLPVYKLVSEEQTDSVQDRRQVSVTFTRCVLLCFIPTCFTTTLTLPTGGTITFGWLFFG; via the exons ATGTTCATTTGGCTGATGCTCTCCTGCCTCTTAGGCTTCTCCCTAgctgagggtcag GATTACCAAGTATGTTACAAGGGAAGCAGTGTCGCTGAAAACAAATGCATGAATGTGGATGTAGACCGCCTTGCCATGAAGGTTCATTTCCACATGCCTGAATCCGACGATTTCGATGATGTGGAAACTCTGGAGGATTATAGTGTC GGTCTAGCAGCATCCCGAGTGGTATCTCAGGAGGCGTGTTACGTGAGGCTACTCGTTAAATCTTTCGAGCAACAAGTAGCCTTCATCAAAGGCCATCAGGATGATGGCATGAGGGTTGAGTCTGACGTCAGAGTTTCCGCTGTTTCCCTCGACAATCCTGAGGAAGAGATCGGTTCTGATCTTGCCAACTTCTGCGGCGACCTTCCCGTTTACAAACTGGTGAGTGAGGAACAGACTGACAGTGTGCAAGACCGTCGTCAAGTCAGCGTCACCTTCACCCGCTGCGTTTTGCTGTGTTTCATTCCCACCTGCTTCACCACCACGCTCACGCTCCCCACTGGCGGCACCATCACCTTCGGCTGGCTCTTCTTTGGCTAA
- the LOC119595689 gene encoding uncharacterized protein LOC119595689 has translation MLRIVSLAVALAVCVARPNQWDDQLGLFPADGGDSQPILSRAVANPTTPNQILDAVLEGAIAYMETLGWCDSKNVQNGESNLPFQVNSDGSSSENFSITKANVTGLCSLRRSKSASFNADQSVLSGSVVVENARANADYTVTFAGVGEAPAQTVAGQVVERVDKLFADIQINLENLVPQNIASYTARSGHDLLESASNLDGNNMKDVHSAGFRKALREIVEKTMSSNVKVQINKSIQDMKNA, from the exons ATGTTGAGGATCGTAAGTCTGGCAGTGGCTCTGGCCGTGTGTGTGGCACGACCCAACCAATGGGACGACCAGCTAGGGCTCTTCCCTGCTGACGGCGGGGACTCTCAGCCCATCTTGTCTCGCGCCGTCGCCAACCCTACCACGCCTAACCAGATACTCGACGCAGTGCTCGAAGGAGCTATCGCATACATGGA AACACTTGGGTGGTGTGACTCCAAGAACGTGCAGAACGGAGAGTCAAACCTGCCCTTTCAAGTTAACTCTGACGGAAGCAGCTCCGAGAACTTCAGCATCACTAAGGCCAACGTGACTGGACTCTGCTCCCTTCGCCGCTCGAAGTCCGCTTCCTTCAACGCTGATCAG AGTGTGCTCTCCGGTTCAGTTGTGGTGGAAAACGCTCGTGCCAACGCTGACTACACGGTAACTTTTGCCGGTGTTGGAGAAGCTCCAGCACAGACTGTTGCTGGTCAAGTTGTAGAGCGTGTAGACAAACTGTTCGCCGATATCCAGATCAACTTGGAAAACCTTGTGCCTCAGAACATCGCCAGCTACACCGCAAGATCGGGTCATGACCTGCTTGAAAGTGCAAGTAACTTGGACGGCAATAATATGAAGGACGTTCACAGTGCCGGCTTCAGGAAGGCTTTGCGGGAGATCGTGGAGAAAACTATGTCTTCCAACGTGAAGGTACAGATTAACAAGTCCATCCAGGATATGAAGAATGCTTGa